A stretch of DNA from Clostridium sp. JN-9:
AATTTAGTTGACGATGAGTTAAAAGACAGGATAATAGCTATTGACCCCGAAAAACTTAAGAAAATGGAATACTCTATAGGTGTTGCAGAATCAGAAGTAAAAGTTCCTTCAATTCTTGGTGCAATAAGGGGTAAATATATAAACGTTCTAATAACAGATGAAAAGACAGCCAAATTATTATTAGAGCTGGATAAGCAGCTTAAAGGAGGAGCCAAAACTGATGAATGAAGTAGTTTATCAACCTGGAGACAAGATTTATAATCTATTTAAACATTCACAGGTACTGATTGAAGGAAAAGATGATACCTTCATTATCAAAATCACAAAAATAATTAAAGAAGAAAAAAAAGAAAAACTGTAATATGGATAATTTAAGGGCCTTGGGCTAATAAATAAAGTATATATTTTAGCTCAGGCTCATTTTTTATACAAAGTTTTCTAAAATTAATTATTAATAGAATTAGAGAGAGGTATATTATGGTTTGGCAGATAGTAGTTATTCTATGTTTAGCATGGGCTCTACAGGCAGCTTTTGGATATATTCAGCTTAGAAACTTTAATTCGCATTATGGATCTATGAGGAGAAGAGGGAGAGTTGTAATTGGAAGATGCAAAGGTAAGATTTCACAGGGTGCAGTTCTGCTTATTCTCATAGATAACGATTGCAATATCTTAGAGGCACAAAGAATGAAGGGCATTACCGTACTTGCCAAAATGAAACCCTTGGAGATTCTCAAAAATCAGAATCTTCTAACTATAAATCAAGACATACTTTCCAAAGTTGACAAAATTACAGCAAAGGCAATAAAGGATGCTGTAAGAAATTACAATCAGTTTCAAAATTCTAAAAAGGAGGAAAAAGAAGAATAATATTAAATGTTTTTTACAAAGGTCATAATAAAATATAATTTATAATTAAAAAGGAGTGTTATTTTATGCAAACTTTAGCAAATCTTGCAGCTGGTTTTATTGCACTGTTTAACGAAGGTGGAAAAACATTTGCTGGCTGGGTAACAGGTATAGTACCAACGCTAATAATGCTTTTAGTAGCAATGAATGCAATTATCAGATTAATGGGAGCTGAAAAAATTGAAAAATTAGCCAGGGCTTCAGCATCCAATGTATTTACAAGATATCTTGTATTACCTTTAGTAGGAACATTTTTCTTCTGTAACCCAATGACATTGTCACTTGGAAAGTTCCTCCCAGAGAAATATAAACCAAGTTATTATGCATCATCATCATTTTATTGTCATACTTTAAATGGATTATTTCCACATGTTAATCCAGGTGAATTGTTTGTATTTCTTGGTATAGCTAAAGGAATAACCCAGCTTGGACTTCCAACTGCTGATCTTGCCGTAAGATACTTCTTAGTGGGTGTAGTTACTAACTTCTTCAGAGGATGGGTAACTGATTTTACAGTTGCTTATGTAGAAAAACAACAAAATGTTAAATTAAAAACAGAAATATCAATGTAAGGGGGTCTGGCAAATGGCTAAATATAATTCAGTAAAAGTTTCTGCAGGTACAGGCGGATTTGGAGGACCATTAGTTATTACTCCAACAGAAAAAAGAAATAAAGTTGTATGCATAACAGGAGGAATAGTGTCTCCAGTTGCTATAAGAATTGGTGAATTAACAGGATGCGAAGTTATTGATGGATTTAAAACAAGAATTCCAGATGACGAAACACTATGCGCTATTATAGACTGCGGAGGTACTTTAAGATGTGGAATATACCCTCAGAAAAGAATTCCTACCATTAATCTTATGCCATCAGGTCCAAGCGGTCCATTAGCAAAACATATTACAGCAGATATATATGTATCAGATGTTAAGCCAAAAAATGTTGAATCTGTTGACGGTGCTGTAAAAGTTGTAGAGAAAGTCAGCCAAGGAGAGAAAGTCATGGATAATAAGCCAAAATATGATACCAGCAAAACAATAAGTAAGCAGTCATCCGGTCTCATGGGTAAAATCGGAAAAGCCTTAGGATCTTTTGTAGGAGTACTTTACCAGTCGGGCCGTGACGCAATTGATACAGTTATCAAAACAGTACTTCCATTTATGGCATTCGTCAGCCTGCTAATAGGTATAGTATTAAAATCAGGTATGGGTAATGCAATTGCTCATGTACTTACACCACTTGCTGGTACTTTACCAGGATTGGTTCTGCTATCAGCTATATGTTCTTTCCCATTCTTAAGCCCATTCCTGGGACCTGGCGCTGTTATTGCACAGGTTATAGGAGTTCTGGTAGGCGTTGAAATTGGAAAGGGAACTATCCCAGCACAGCTTTCTTTACCAGCATTATTTGCAATAAACTCACAAGCAGCCTGCGATTTCATACCAGTAGGACTTGGACTAGCAGAAGCAGAAGCAGAAACAGTTGAAGTTGGTGTTCCAGCAGTTCTTTATGGAAGATTCTTAACTGGGCCTACAACAGTTGTTATTGCTTGGTTAGCAAGCTTTGGAATGTACGCAAAATAGTATTTGCAATTCAGCATAGGATTTAATGAAAGGAGAAATCCTTTCATTAAATTTTATTGCATATAGTTTTAAACGAAGGGAGAATATTTATGAAGCTTATTTATGAAACAGAAGTAACAAAATTAGGGCCACTAGTAGAAGCATTTTATGATGAAAAAATGGTAATTCTTTTTAAGGATAATGCACCTGAAGAACTTGCTGAATATTGCGCACTACACAATTTAAACAGTATTGCAGGTGATTTACAGCCTGGAGATATTTTTAAAATTGATGGAACTGAATATAAGATAACATCAGTTGGTAGTGAGGTTTACAAAAACTTAAAGGATCTTGGTCATATCTGTGTTAGGTTTGATGGAAGCAATGAAGCCTTACTGCCAGGAAGTTTATATGTTGAAGATAAAAAGATAAAGGAATTTAAAATAGGAACAAAGATTGAAATAGTTAGGTAAGCTCTGTTGCAAATGTAAGTTTGATGAGCTAATATAATAAAAGAATAAATACAAAGGCGGTAGAATAATGTTGAAAGCTGTAATATTTGATATGGATGGTGTAATGATAGATTCAGAGCCTGTTGCATTTAGGTCTTTTGATATTCTGCTTAAAGACAGGGGCTTAAAATATACAATGGACTTCCATAAATCAATACAAGGGTGTGTGGAAATTGAAGTTGCTAAAAGACTGAAGGAATTTTATAAATTATCTGAAAGTGCGGAAGAGATCTTAAAGCTAAAGAACCAAATTTACTTTACTCTTATGGAAGATGAGCTGGAACCCATTGAAGGATTATTTCCATTACTTGATTATGTGAAAAGTAAAAATCTAAAATGTGCATTAGTTACAGGTACATTAAGAAATACTACTGAAAAAATACTTAGCAGGTTAAACATAAAGGATTATTTTCATCTTATAGTATGTGGAGATGAGGTAGAAAAAGGAAAACCTGATCCATGGGTATACAAGTATGCAGTAGAAAAATTAAAAGCTGACAGCAGTGAGTGCGTTATTCTGGAGGATTCTGATAATGGAATAACAGCCGCAATAAACGCACATTGCAATGTCATTGCCGTGAACAGCAATTGGAAAGATAAAAGCCAAAAAAATATTATAGCATATAAGGATAATTTAAATGGAGTAGATAAAATATTAGATGAGTTATTATAATGAATTTTAATTTGAAACTAAGCTAAGTAAATTTCAATGCTGGGAATTTATTTAGCATTAAAATATAATATAAACTTTTTTAGAAAGCATTCGATATATTAGGTAATAATTAGACACATTTAAGTACAATAAAGCAATTTTAAAAACCGTAAGGGGGATTATTTTGAAAAATAAAAGCTTTCTAAAAAGACAAATCACAATTATGTTGTTACTTGTTTCAATTTTACCTTTGGCATTTATATCTTTTTTTAATTATTTTTACTCTCAGGATGCTGTTCAAAAACAATTTATTATGACAGCTAAGCAAAGTATGAACAGAGCCATAGATGCAATTGATAATTCCTATAAAAGCAAATCCGACATTGTAAATCTTCTTTCTCAGGATCCAAATGCCAATGGAATTATCACAGGTGTAGATTGTGAAAAGTGGCTTAAGCAGACTTTGAAATCTTATACTGATAATTATAAAGATTTAAGTTCTGTATATATGGGTGTTAAGGATAAAAGGATGATATTAATGCCTGAACAAAAGGTGCCTGATGGATTTGATCCAACAAGCAGGGACTGGTATAAACAGGCAGCTGATAAAGATGGTGTAATATTAACAAATATCTATGAGGATGCTGCAGAAAAGGGAAAGTATGTTGTTTCATATGCTAAAGCTGTAAAAGATAAAAAGGATAATAGTGTTACAGGAGTAGTGGCAGTTGATGTGAATCTTACCACGTTATCTGATACTGTTGAATCTTTAAAAATCGGCCAGAATGGATATGTGGTGCTTTTAGACTCACAGGGTAAAATAATAGCTAATAAGGATAAAAGTACCCTGGGTAAGGATTCAAAAGATGAAAAGTGGATACAGGATGCATTTAGTTCAAAAGGTGGTAATAATACTGTAGTAACAATTGGAAATGAAAAATTTATTGCACTGACAACAAAAGACAAAAGCACTAGTTGGAGTGTAATAGGACTTATCCCCCAAAGTGAAATTAATGCTAGTATCAAGCCAATAAAAGACATGGGCTTATTAATGTTTTTTATTGTAATAATTTTTGCATTGGTGGTTGCAATAGTATTTTCAGGAAGACTTATAAATCCAATCAGAAAATTTGTTGAAATATTAGATAAAGTTAAAACAGGTGATTTTTCAAATGACGTACCAAAGGCATACTTAAATCAAAAAGGTGAAATAGGGGATATGGCTAAAGGAATTGTAGCCATGGAAAGTGATTTAAGACGTCTTTTGAGCAATGTTAGCAGTGAATCTGGAAACATTGAAAATGTGGTAGATGGCGTAAAAGAAAATGTTTCACAGTTAAACACAAATATTGAAGAGATATCTGCAACTACTGAGGAATTATCTGCAAGTATGGAAGAAACCGCTGCCTCAGCTGAAGAAATGTCAGCAACTGCAAATGAGATTGGAAAGGCTGTGGAATCCATTGCACAAAAATCACAGGATGGAGCAGCTTCAGCGGAAGAAATCAATAATAGAGCTGTTTCAGTAAAAAAAGATGTTTCAGAGTCACAGCAGAAGTCTTCCAAGATATTTATGGATACTAAAAAACAATTAGAAAAAGCTCTAGAAGATTCCAAAGTGGTGGAACAGATAAATATATTGTCTGAATCAATTCTGAATATAACGTCACAGACTAATCTTTTAGCACTGAATGCAGCAATTGAAGCAGCAAGAGCAGGTGAATCAGGGAAAGGATTTTCTGTTGTTGCAGATGAAATAAGAAAATTAGCCGAACAGTCACAGGAAGCAATTGTAAAAATACAAAATACTACTGGAAAAGTTGTAGAGTCGGTAAATAATCTCTCGTCAAGTTCCAGCAGGCTTCTTAAGTTTATGTCTACAGATGTGGATTCAGATTATAAAAAGATGATTGCCGTGGCAGAAAAGTATAGTGATGATGCACAATTTGTAGACAACCTGGTTACGGAATTCAGCTCCACATCAGAAGAGTTATCAAGCTCAATCCAGGATATAATGAAAACCATTGATGGAGTGGCACAGGCTGCTTCACAGGGAGCCTCGGGTACAACGGATATAGCTAATAAAATATCAGTAATTGGCATTAAATCCAACGATGTTTTGGAGAAATCATTAAAATCAAAAGAAAGCTCAGAAAAATTAAGAACTGAGATTTCAAAGTTTAAAATTTAAAAAATAATCAATAAGGAAGGGGCTGTCGCATTAGCAGTTAAAACTGCTGATGCAAGGCTCCTTCTTTAATCTTTCCTGCCTTAGATATACGGCTCTTTTATTCAATAGTGTTGATAAAGTAACAAATTCCCGTTAGGGACAAGTCAATTAAAACTGACTTCAGCATTTCTCATATTTGTATATGTATTTTTGGCAGTAATTTTACTTATTTGTTCTATAAATTTATTTATTGCAAATGAGCTATTATTAAAATTGGAACTTTTTAAGAATTTGAATAGGCTCAAATAATTATTTAAATACTTTGTTGCTACTCCCCTAAAACGGTGCATCCATTCCATGCAATTGCATCTGTATTTCACTGCTTCAGAGCTATTATCAAGATATTCATTAATCTCCCTTATGTTCTTTTTCTTAAAGTACAGAGCAAAAAATTGCTTTGGCCTTGAACATGCCTTTTTATTATTATTGAGTATTTTGCCAATAAAATTGTCGATATCATTTGCGTACATTCTGCCAGTGCCTACGGCCCTGGAATAAATATTATTATGCAAATCCAGTACTGTAAGTACACAAACCTTTTTATTTGTAATATTTATATGGCTTACGCTTTTGTCATGTACTCTTTTTTCATCATGTTCAATGCTTTTCTGTCCCTTCCGGGAGAACTTTAAGAAAAAATTTTCGATGTTTTAGGCAATCCATTTACGTTCTTTATTTTAATTGGCTGCCTGCCGGCATAGGATTTTTGCAAATCTTTTTTATCATCTAATAAAACTATAATTGAAACCATTTTTAGTTATTAAAACCTATAATCCACTTAATCAATTGAGTTTTTGGTTTTTCTGCAAAGAAAAACTACCTTATTTAATCTTTGTTCTTTAATCTTTGTTCTTTTGATGAAGTCCTATTCACATCAACATTATTATTTAAAAGAGCCATAGGTGTCTGTTAGAAAATAAATATCTAATCACCGTAGCAGTCCCAAAAGTCTTTGAGGATTGGATATTTTATGACAGCCCCCTTTTTATGTATATTTGTATTGACAATATCGAGGTACTAGTGTACTATGTAAGTATAACACTAGTACAATTATTAGATATAGATAGGGAGGGAAATTCATTGGATACAATTTTAAAAGCTGAAAATGTTACAAAGAAATACTTAAACAAGACAGCACTGGATTCCATGAATCTGTCAGTAGAAAAGGGAAAGGTAATGGGACTTTTAGGGCCAAATGGAAGCGGTAAAACTACTTTTTTAAAGATCGCAGCAGGGCTTCTTACAAAAAATTCAGGTACTGTTGAAATTAATGGAGTACCTGTAGGCAGAGAAACCAAGGCTTTTGTTTCATATCTGCCGGATAAACAATTCTTATATAAGTGGATGAAAATTAAAGATGCATTTGATTATTATCAGGATTTTTTTAATGACTTTAATAGAGATAAGGCTGTGAAATTACTTAAATTTATGAATTTAGATGAAAGCATGAAAGTTTCAGCATTATCAAAGGGAATGACAGAAAAGCTGCTATTAAGTTTATGTCTGTCAAGAAATTCAAAGTTATATTTGCTGGATGAACCTTTAGGGGGAGTTGATCCTGTTACAAGAGAAAAGATACTGGATGCCATATTGGATAACTACAGTGAGAATAGTTCAATTATAATAACTACACATCTGGTGTCAGATATAGAAAGACTTTTTGACAGTGTATCATTCATACAGGAGGGTAAAATAGTTTTAGAGGGAAATGCTGAAGAATTAAGAAATGAAAGAAGCATGTCTATTGATGAAATTTACAGGGAGGTATTTAAAGATGCATAATATTATAAAATACGAATTCAAGGGACAAATTAAGAATATTATAGGAATGTTTGTAATATTATCATTTGTAAATCTTGTAATACTCTATTATAGCAAGGTGTTAACAATACAGGGTTCAGCAGCACTTACATTTGTCACAGGATTTGCAGCTTTTATTGCTGTTTTAATTGCAGGGATTCAAACATTTACAAGAGATTTATATGATGATACAGGATATTTATTATATCAAACACCAACTAAAGGAATATATATAGTAGGAGGCAAAATAATTTTTTCTGTAATTCAGGTTATTTTCTTAACATTAATAAGTTTTTTATTTATGCTTCCTTATATATTAAAAGCAGATAACTTACCATATCCAACATTTAGTTCAATAGTTTATATGGGAATTGTATGTGTATTTATGTATTCCTTCTTACTTTTAAGTATATATTTTTCAGCAGCTGTATCTAAATTAATAGCCAAAAGTAAAAAATGGGGTACATTAAGCGGATTTTTAATATTTATTATATTTTGGACATTATTTGGCAAAATAGGTGATTTCCTTGGAAATATTTTTAACTATAGTATTAACTTCAATATATTTATACTTAAAAATGCATATATGAGCTTTACTGCTCCAAGTATATCACTAAATATTGCGTACATGGTTTTCGAGATAGTTGTATTTGTACTGTTACTCATGGGGGTTTCATACATTATTGAACAAAAGATTGATCTATAGGGTGATAATTATGGATAATAAATTTAATGAAAATATGCCAATATATTTACAGATTATCAATAAAATAAAATATGACATTATAAGCGGAAATTTAAAGGGGGGAGAAAAATTGCCATCAGTAAGAGAAATGGCTCAAATGCTCAAAGTAAATCCTAATACACTTCAAAGGGCTTATCAGGAACTTGAACGGCAGGGAATTACCTATACTCAGAGAGGTATGGGTACCTTTGTAAGCGAAGATGAAGACACTATTATGGGTATAAAAAGGGAAACATCAAAGGAAATGGTGATAAATTTTATTAATGGAATGAAAAACCTGGGATTTTCTGAAGAAGACATAATATCAATTATAAAAGAAAATTTAGGGGGGTATGATATTTAAATGAATAAAAGGTTAATTTTTTTAGCTGGGATGTTAACTTGCTCTTTAGCTCTGTCAGCCTGCAGCATTAATATAAATGATAATAATGATAATGCAGAAATAACAGATACTATACATGAATCTAAAAATATAGACCTAAGCGGAGAAAATGCATTGACTTCAGATATCACCATGGGAGTTGGCAGACTTAATATATCATCTGATACCAATAAGCTGTTTGAAGGAAATTTTGACTATAATGTTAAAAAGTTAAAACCAGAAATATCATATAGCAGTAATGTACTGAAATTAAGTCACAACAAAATGAACCAAAATATTTCAGGAAACAATTATAAATGTGACTGGAATTTAAAATTCAATCCTAAAGTTCTTATGTCTATGGATATAAATATGGGAAATGGGTCTGGTAATCTTGATTTTTCAAAGATTAATCTAAAAAGCCTTTCAGCAAAATTTGGTGTTGGAGATTATTTAGTAGATTTAAGAGGAAGCTATAATCAGGATGTAAATGTAAGCATCCAGGGTGGAGTAGGAAAAGTAAAAATAATACTTCCAAAATCCACTGGGGTTTCTGTTAATTGTGAGAAAGGTGTGGGATCTGTAAGGGCCGCAAACTTTACAAAAGAAAACAGCTCTTACAAAAATGATGCCTACGGAAAGACAAAGAACAGCATTAATGTGGATGTAAAAGCTGGTGTAGGAGATATAGAATTAGAATTAAAGTAAAGTTATGAGGATTTTCTGCATCATTAGAAAATCCTTAATATTTAATTTTTGTTATTTAATCAATAAATCCTGCAATGATTAGAAGCTGAGCCATAGTATAGGTGAGCATAACAATCATTTCTCTGCAGGTGTTTTTTGATTTAAATGCATTAAATGCAAGCACTGTATCTGATATAACAAACAGTATTGAACCTATAAATGGAAGCCAAAACTGATATCCATGAACAGTATATATACGGAGGAAACTTGAAAAACTCATTAAAATTAATACAATAAAATATAAGAGACCCTGGAACTTTATTGATTTTATAAATGGAGAAATCTTATTGTATATAATAAATCCATAAATTAAGTAAGGTAATAAAAAGATGTAAATGTAAATAGGTATCTTGCTCAATAATACTGGAGATAAAAAAGCTGAAATATAGAATATATGACCTAATAAGAAAGAAAATAAACCTAAAGTAAAAAAGACACCGCTGCCTAGAAGAAAGGTATCACCAAGAAAGCCAAAAATTAATGCCAAAACAATCATGCAGCTGGGATGTGATGAGCTGCACAGGTAAGCAGACAAAAGTACTGGCATTAACAATGGCTTTGTTATGGTTCTCATAGCTTTATTATGATTTCTTATGGAAGTAATATTTAAAATAGATAAAACTAAAAATAAAATAAAAAGAAAAATTTTCATATTCATTTAATCACCCTCTAATTAAAGTATAATCAAGACGATTGAAATTTAAAACCTTTTCATTTAAACTATTCATAGGGGAGATTTCTAATATTATAAATTTGTGTAAATAATGTGTATTTATTAACAAATGAAACATTAGTGGGGGGGTATAAGTTGTGATTGAGGATGATATACTTAAACTTATTCAAGGGGAGGATAAGAAGAATCCGTTAACTGATAATGACATAGCAAGAATGGTAAATACAACAAGAGAATATATAACAGAATTTAGAAAAAGAAATAATTTACCTAATTCTCGTCGAAGAAGGGAAGAGATCTTATTTGATGATATAAAAAAAATTATAAAAGATAATACAAATATTTCAGACAATTTGTTGTGTAAGAAATTATCTATGATTGGATATAAAATTTCCAGATTTTCAGTAACGCAAATCAGAAAACAGCTTATCGTGGAAAGAACTTCCGAATGTTCAGTTAAAAGAGAAGGACAAATAAAAGACACAAAAAATGTAGTACAGACAACTGCAGGAAAAGTAACAAATAATACTGAAGATAATGTTAATGAAAATACTGATGAAAATGTATACGAAGATAAAGTAGAAGATATAGTAGAAAATGCAGATAGTAAAATTGTAGAAAATGTAATAACTACTGAATCAAATGTGTCGCAGGGCATTGAAACAAATAATCATAGAAATAATAATTTGAGGGAGATTGTGGGCTATAATGGTTCCTTAAGAAATCAGATAAAACAAGCGGAGGCTGCAGTTTTGTATCCTCCACACGGACTTCATACTCTGATTTTAGGACCTTCTGGTGTAGGCAAGAGCTATTTTGCAGAATCTATGTATAATTTTGCAGCTAACTCATTAAAATCAAAAGGTAATTTTCCATTTATAATTTTTAATTGTGCTGATTATGCTGAAAATCCCCAGTTGCTACTCTCCCAATTATTTGGATATACAAAAGGTGCATTTACAGGTGCCAATACCGATAAAGTTGGATTGGTAGAGAAGGCAGATAACGGTATCTTATTTTTAGATGAGGTACATAGGTTACCTAGTGAAGGACAAGAAATCTTATTTTATTTACTTGATAAGGGAAAATATAGAAGACTAGGAGAGACTGAAAATAACAGAAGAGCTAATATTATGGTAATAGCAGCTACAACTGAAGATCCAAAATCTTCATTATTATTGACTTTTAGAAGGAGGATACCTATGATAATAGAACTTCCTCCTATTAATAAGAGACCAACTAATGAAAGATATGTGTTAATTAAGAACTTCTTTTCACAGGAAGCTGCAAGAATCAAAAAGGAGATTACTGTTAAGTTTGATGTTGTTAGGTCTTTATTATCATATGATTGTCCAGGAAATATAGGGCAATTAAGGAGTGATATTCAAGTAGCATGTGCTAAAGGTCTCTTAAATTCATT
This window harbors:
- a CDS encoding methyl-accepting chemotaxis protein; this translates as MKNKSFLKRQITIMLLLVSILPLAFISFFNYFYSQDAVQKQFIMTAKQSMNRAIDAIDNSYKSKSDIVNLLSQDPNANGIITGVDCEKWLKQTLKSYTDNYKDLSSVYMGVKDKRMILMPEQKVPDGFDPTSRDWYKQAADKDGVILTNIYEDAAEKGKYVVSYAKAVKDKKDNSVTGVVAVDVNLTTLSDTVESLKIGQNGYVVLLDSQGKIIANKDKSTLGKDSKDEKWIQDAFSSKGGNNTVVTIGNEKFIALTTKDKSTSWSVIGLIPQSEINASIKPIKDMGLLMFFIVIIFALVVAIVFSGRLINPIRKFVEILDKVKTGDFSNDVPKAYLNQKGEIGDMAKGIVAMESDLRRLLSNVSSESGNIENVVDGVKENVSQLNTNIEEISATTEELSASMEETAASAEEMSATANEIGKAVESIAQKSQDGAASAEEINNRAVSVKKDVSESQQKSSKIFMDTKKQLEKALEDSKVVEQINILSESILNITSQTNLLALNAAIEAARAGESGKGFSVVADEIRKLAEQSQEAIVKIQNTTGKVVESVNNLSSSSSRLLKFMSTDVDSDYKKMIAVAEKYSDDAQFVDNLVTEFSSTSEELSSSIQDIMKTIDGVAQAASQGASGTTDIANKISVIGIKSNDVLEKSLKSKESSEKLRTEISKFKI
- a CDS encoding PTS glucitol/sorbitol transporter subunit IIC — its product is MQTLANLAAGFIALFNEGGKTFAGWVTGIVPTLIMLLVAMNAIIRLMGAEKIEKLARASASNVFTRYLVLPLVGTFFFCNPMTLSLGKFLPEKYKPSYYASSSFYCHTLNGLFPHVNPGELFVFLGIAKGITQLGLPTADLAVRYFLVGVVTNFFRGWVTDFTVAYVEKQQNVKLKTEISM
- a CDS encoding GntR family transcriptional regulator; this translates as MDNKFNENMPIYLQIINKIKYDIISGNLKGGEKLPSVREMAQMLKVNPNTLQRAYQELERQGITYTQRGMGTFVSEDEDTIMGIKRETSKEMVINFINGMKNLGFSEEDIISIIKENLGGYDI
- a CDS encoding lysoplasmalogenase; amino-acid sequence: MNMKIFLFILFLVLSILNITSIRNHNKAMRTITKPLLMPVLLSAYLCSSSHPSCMIVLALIFGFLGDTFLLGSGVFFTLGLFSFLLGHIFYISAFLSPVLLSKIPIYIYIFLLPYLIYGFIIYNKISPFIKSIKFQGLLYFIVLILMSFSSFLRIYTVHGYQFWLPFIGSILFVISDTVLAFNAFKSKNTCREMIVMLTYTMAQLLIIAGFID
- a CDS encoding PTS glucitol/sorbitol transporter subunit IIB, with amino-acid sequence MAKYNSVKVSAGTGGFGGPLVITPTEKRNKVVCITGGIVSPVAIRIGELTGCEVIDGFKTRIPDDETLCAIIDCGGTLRCGIYPQKRIPTINLMPSGPSGPLAKHITADIYVSDVKPKNVESVDGAVKVVEKVSQGEKVMDNKPKYDTSKTISKQSSGLMGKIGKALGSFVGVLYQSGRDAIDTVIKTVLPFMAFVSLLIGIVLKSGMGNAIAHVLTPLAGTLPGLVLLSAICSFPFLSPFLGPGAVIAQVIGVLVGVEIGKGTIPAQLSLPALFAINSQAACDFIPVGLGLAEAEAETVEVGVPAVLYGRFLTGPTTVVIAWLASFGMYAK
- a CDS encoding PTS glucitol/sorbitol transporter subunit IIA; its protein translation is MKLIYETEVTKLGPLVEAFYDEKMVILFKDNAPEELAEYCALHNLNSIAGDLQPGDIFKIDGTEYKITSVGSEVYKNLKDLGHICVRFDGSNEALLPGSLYVEDKKIKEFKIGTKIEIVR
- a CDS encoding HAD family phosphatase; this translates as MLKAVIFDMDGVMIDSEPVAFRSFDILLKDRGLKYTMDFHKSIQGCVEIEVAKRLKEFYKLSESAEEILKLKNQIYFTLMEDELEPIEGLFPLLDYVKSKNLKCALVTGTLRNTTEKILSRLNIKDYFHLIVCGDEVEKGKPDPWVYKYAVEKLKADSSECVILEDSDNGITAAINAHCNVIAVNSNWKDKSQKNIIAYKDNLNGVDKILDELL
- a CDS encoding transcriptional regulator GutM produces the protein MVWQIVVILCLAWALQAAFGYIQLRNFNSHYGSMRRRGRVVIGRCKGKISQGAVLLILIDNDCNILEAQRMKGITVLAKMKPLEILKNQNLLTINQDILSKVDKITAKAIKDAVRNYNQFQNSKKEEKEE
- a CDS encoding LiaF domain-containing protein yields the protein MNKRLIFLAGMLTCSLALSACSININDNNDNAEITDTIHESKNIDLSGENALTSDITMGVGRLNISSDTNKLFEGNFDYNVKKLKPEISYSSNVLKLSHNKMNQNISGNNYKCDWNLKFNPKVLMSMDINMGNGSGNLDFSKINLKSLSAKFGVGDYLVDLRGSYNQDVNVSIQGGVGKVKIILPKSTGVSVNCEKGVGSVRAANFTKENSSYKNDAYGKTKNSINVDVKAGVGDIELELK
- a CDS encoding ABC transporter ATP-binding protein; translated protein: MDTILKAENVTKKYLNKTALDSMNLSVEKGKVMGLLGPNGSGKTTFLKIAAGLLTKNSGTVEINGVPVGRETKAFVSYLPDKQFLYKWMKIKDAFDYYQDFFNDFNRDKAVKLLKFMNLDESMKVSALSKGMTEKLLLSLCLSRNSKLYLLDEPLGGVDPVTREKILDAILDNYSENSSIIITTHLVSDIERLFDSVSFIQEGKIVLEGNAEELRNERSMSIDEIYREVFKDA